A stretch of Lathyrus oleraceus cultivar Zhongwan6 chromosome 6, CAAS_Psat_ZW6_1.0, whole genome shotgun sequence DNA encodes these proteins:
- the LOC127097493 gene encoding sugar transport protein 13: MAGGGFTTSSDDTVFEARITGAVIISCIMAATGGLMFGYDIGISGGVTSMPSFLAEFFPDIYRRVQQPAAESNYCKYDNQKLQLFTSSLYLAALVASMVASPVTRQLGRKQTMLLAGVVFIVGTALSALAGSLILLILGRILLGCGVGFANQAVPVFLSEIAPTRIRGALNIMFQLNITIGIFIANLVNWKTAQIAGGYGWRISLAGAGVPALMLTIGSLIVDDTPNSLIERGFEEEGKVVLRKIRGVENIGPEYEDILRACKVAKEVKSPFKDLMKSHNRPPLIIAIFMQVFQQLTGINAIMFYAPVLFSTLGFHSDASLYSSVITGGVNVLSTLVSVYFVDKVGRRVLLLEACVQMFISQIIIGVILGIKLQDHSDNLDKGFAMLVVVMVCTFVASFAWSWGPLGWLVPSETFPLETRSAGQSVTVFTNMLFTFIVAQGFLSMLCYLKFGIFLFFSAWILIMGIFTVFLIPETKNVPIEDMADKVWRQHWFWNKYM; this comes from the exons ATGGCTGGTGGAGGATTTACAACAAGTTCAGATGATACAGTTTTTGAAGCTAGGATCACAGGTGCTGTCATTATCTCTTGCATAATGGCTGCTACCGGTGGTCTTATGTTTGGTTACGATATTGGCATTTCAG GTGGTGTGACATCAATGCCTAGCTTCTTGGCAGAGTTTTTTCCGGACATATACAGAAGAGTACAACAACCTGCTGCTGAAAGCAATTACTGCAAATATGATAATCAGAAGCTTCAGTTGTTCACATCATCGCTTTACCTTGCAGCTTTGGTAGCTTCCATGGTTGCATCTCCTGTGACAAGACAGCTAGGAAGGAAACAAACTATGTTGCTAGCTGGAGTTGTTTTCATTGTCGGCACTGCCTTAAGTGCCTTAGCAGGAAGCCTTATTCTCCTAATTTTGGGAAGAATCTTACTTGGTTGCGGTGTTGGTTTCGCCAATCAGGCAGTGCCGGTGTTTCTATCTGAGATAGCACCAACGAGAATTCGCGGTGCGCTTAACATTATGTTTCAGCTGAACATCACCATTGGAATTTTCATAGCAAACCTTGTGAACTGGAAAACAGCACA AATAGCAGGTGGATATGGATGGAGAATATCATTGGCTGGAGCTGGTGTTCCTGCACTTATGCTAACAATAGGTTCACTCATAGTGGATGATACTCCTAACAGTCTCATTGAAAGGGGTTTTGAAGAAGAAGGGAAGGTCGTGCTAAGAAAGATCCGTGGTGTCGAAAACATTGGACCAGAGTATGAAGATATTCTTAGAGCCTGTAAAGTGGCTAAAGAGGTCAAGAGTCCCTTCAAGGACCTTATGAAGTCCCACAATCGTCCTCCATTGATCATTGCCATTTTTATGCAG GTGTTCCAACAACTCACGGGTATCAACGCAATCATGTTCTACGCACCAGTATTGTTCAGCACCTTAGGATTTCACAGTGATGCATCTCTATACTCATCCGTGATCACAGGAGGTGTGAACGTCCTCTCAACCTTAGTGTCAGTCTATTTCGTCGACAAAGTTGGGAGAAGAGTGCTTCTATTAGAAGCATGTGTACAAATGTTTATCTCACAAATTATAATTGGAGTAATCCTCGGTATTAAACTCCAAGATCACTCAGATAATTTAGACAAAGGCTTTGCAATGTTGGTCGTGGTCATGGTATGCACATTCGTCGCATCTTTCGCATGGTCGTGGGGTCCACTCGGATGGTTGGTTCCCAGTGAGACATTTCCTCTAGAGACAAGATCAGCTGGACAAAGTGTGACAGTGTTCACAAACATGTTGTTCACCTTTATTGTTGCACAAGGTTTCTTGTCCATGTTGTGTTACCTTAAGTTCGGAATCTTCTTGTTTTTCTCTGCTTGGATTCTTATTATGGGCATCTTCACTGTGTTCTTGATTCCGGAGACAAAGAATGTGCCCATTGAAGACATGGCTGACAAAGTTTGGAGACAACATTGGTTCTGGAATAAATATATGTAA